The following are encoded in a window of Numida meleagris isolate 19003 breed g44 Domestic line chromosome 9, NumMel1.0, whole genome shotgun sequence genomic DNA:
- the SORD gene encoding sorbitol dehydrogenase encodes MAAAGQNLAVVVHRAGELRLENRPIPEPGPNEVLMRMHSVGICGSDVHYWQHGRIGDFIVKDPMVLGHEASGTVIKVGAGVTHLKPGDRVAIEPGVPRETDEFCKTGRYNLSPTIFFCATPPDDGNLCRYYKHSASYCYKLPDNVTFEEGALIEPLSVGIHACKRAGVTLGSKVFICGSGPIGLVNVIIAKMMGAAAVIVTDLSASRLQTAKEVGADFTIQVKNETPQEVAAKVESLLGCMPEITVECTGVQACIQAGIYATRSGGTLVLVGLGPEMVTVPIVNAAVREVDIRGIFRYCNTWPVAISLLASKRINVKPLVTHRFPLEKALEAFETTKRGEGVKVMLKCDPTDQNP; translated from the exons ATGGCGGCGGCGGGGCAGAACCTGGCCGTGGTAGTGCACCGGGCCGGGGAGCTGCGGCTG GAAAACCGTCCGATCCCGGAGCCGGGTCCCAATG AGGTCCTCATGCGGATGCATTCTGTTGGGATCTGTGGATCCGACGTTCACTACTGGCAGCATGGTCGAATTGGAGATTTTATCGTGAAGGACCCCATGGTGTTGGGGCACGAGGCTTCCGGGACTGTCATCAAAGTGGGAGCAGGAGTGACACATCTGAAACCAG GTGATCGTGTGGCCATCGAGCCTGGTGTCCCTAGAGAAACAGATGAGTTCTGCAAAACTGGCCGCTATAACCTGTCTCCAACCATCTTCTTCTGTGCGACGCCTCCCGATGATGGGAACCTGTGCCGCTACTACAAGCACAGTGCCAGCTACTGCTACAA GCTTCCAGATAATGTCACCTTTGAAGAAGGGGCCCTTATTGAACCTCTTTCGGTGGGAATCCACGCCTGCAAAAGAGCAGGAGTCACTCTGGGAAGCAAAGTCTTCATATGTGGCTCAG GACCAATTGGCCTTGTTAATGTGATTATAGCCAAGATGATgggtgcagcagcagtgatagTTACAG ATTTATCTGCCTCTCgcctgcagacagccaaggaGGTGGGGGCAGATTTCACCATTCAGGTAAAGAACGAGACCCCGCAGGAGGTGGCCGCCAAAGTGGAAAGTCTGCTTGGCTGCATGCCTGAGATAACCGTGGAGTGTACCGGAGTCCAAGCCTGCATCCAGGCTGGCATTTAT GCCACTCGTTCTGGAGGGACCctggtgctggtggggctgggccCTGAGATGGTGACTGTGCCCATTGTGAATGCTGCAGTGCGGGAGGTGGATATCCGGGGGATATTCCGCTACTGCAACAC GTGGCCTGTGGCCATTTCCTTGCTCGCATCCAAGCGGATCAACGTCAAGCCCTTGGTTACACACCGCTTCCCCCTGGAAAAGGCTCTTGAGGCATTCGAGACCACAAAGAGGGGCGAAGGGGTAAAAGTCATGCTGAAATGTGACCCCACTGACCAGAACCCCTGA